In Candidatus Angelobacter sp., the genomic stretch GGCGGCTAGGTATTCTCCTGCCTCACCCAGCGCGAGTTCCGGGACTTCCTTGCAGGGCTGGCGGGCCACAGAAGGGCTGATATTGAAGAAGGACCACCCTTCAATGTAGTTACGGAACAGGACCAGCGGCGGACTGAAAAAGCCCGTCCCGGCAGCCAGCCTAGAGGCATCCTGTGGGGCGATGGGAATCGGTTCTGATGGAGTATGACCAAAGCCGGCGCCCTCAATAGTCACTTGGTTTTGGCTGCGAGACATTTTGTACCGGAGGGACTGGTTGCTTTCATCAATAAATTCAGCGGACAATTCCTCACGGAGTACCAGCGGCTCTTCGTCGTTGGACCGGACAGCGAGTTCGACGAGGTAATTAAAGGATTTGGCGTGCTTTGCCGGGCCTTTACCGAAGCGGATCTTGCCGAGTTTGGCGCCGTCCACCTTGAGGCGCAGTCGGACTGGCTTCGTCTCCTTGCGCTCACGTTGAATCTTGTTGCGGACTTCGCCAGGACCTTCGAATTCTCCTACAGCCATTTCCACATTTTGCAGTACGGCAATCTTCAGAAAGCGCAGGGCGGAGAGCAAGTTGGTCTTGCCTGAGGCATTAGCGCCAACCACGAAGTTCAACGGCCGCAGAAAAAGCGGGGACATATCCGAGCCGAAGCTCTTGAAGTTTTCGATTCTTAGCTCGGTAATCATATTGTGCCGTCAGTATTCCCGATTGCGCCTTCATTGTAAACGCCAACGCCCGGCAGACCTCGAAGGCTACATACCTTCACGCCGCCATCTTGTGCGTGCAGGCTAGGTCGGCGTTCGGATCAATGCCCCATTTTTTCGCGACCAACTCGTGATCGTTCATGAGACCCCAACGGTCGGGTTGCGGTTCGCCCGTATGCGCGCGGTTCGCGCCTTTCAATTCCATGCAGCCTTTGTTGTCGCCGATCTCCGCCATCGCTTCGCATTCGTCGGTGGTCAGTTTGATCTCCGGCAGTGACGCCAGCTCGTCCACTTTCGTTTCGATGGTCTTGGTCTTCTCGCCGGTTTCCTGAATCAACGTCGGGATGACGCTTTTCACGCCGGGTTGCGACAGGTTCCACAGACAGGCGAGCTGCAGCATTGTGACTTTGTGCTTCACGGCAACGTCACGCATCTTTTCCATCTTCATCGAGCCGGCTTCGACCCAGCCCGCCGGACGAAACGCGCGATGATCCGATTGCCCGAACTTGTGCCCCGGCTTCACGTCGTCGTGGAACAGTCCGCCATAATCCACCACGCGCGTGATGAGGTTCACATCGTGCTTTACCGCGGCGGGCAACACCAGACTGCCGGGCCACGGTTCCAGCGGATTCAAAATGATCATCGCCCAATCGAGCAGCGGGCCGAAGCGCTCGAAACAAAGCAGAAGGTCGAGCGTGAAGCCGTTCGCCGGGCCGGGCGCGACGCCGATGCGGTCGGTGAGCTTTGCGTCGCGGAGTTTGTCCATCGCATTCCAGACCGCGTCGCTCGTGTAGCCGGTAAAATCCGGGTTGTGCAGCAGCAGGAGATCGAACTTGTCCGCGCAACAGCGGGCGATCGATTTCTCCGTGGCCATGCGCAAGTAATCGGCGAATTGATTTGGTGGACGGAGTTGCGGGTTGGTGAACCGTGGAAAACCTTTCGAGCCATCCCGTTTGCCGGAATAGAAATCGTGGCCGACCGCGCCGACGAGGCAATAGGAATCGCGCGGCAAACCGGCGAGCGCGCGTCCGAGCATTTCGTCGGCGGCGCCGTTGCCGTAAACGTCCGCGGTCATGAAGGTGCGGACGCCCTGCCGGTGGGCGTGTTGGATGACTTTGAGAAAGCGCTCCTCGCTCAGCGGTTCGCCAAAGTGCATGTAGCGTCCGCCGCTCCAGGTTCCGTAAGCCGTGCGTGTCAGGTCCATAAATCAGCAGGACAATGAAATCCAAGAGCGGGCCGGGTTGCAATGACGGTTTTGAGACCAGGTTACACGGCATTCGTTTATTTCC encodes the following:
- a CDS encoding AAA family ATPase is translated as MITELRIENFKSFGSDMSPLFLRPLNFVVGANASGKTNLLSALRFLKIAVLQNVEMAVGEFEGPGEVRNKIQRERKETKPVRLRLKVDGAKLGKIRFGKGPAKHAKSFNYLVELAVRSNDEEPLVLREELSAEFIDESNQSLRYKMSRSQNQVTIEGAGFGHTPSEPIPIAPQDASRLAAGTGFFSPPLVLFRNYIEGWSFFNISPSVARQPCKEVPELALGEAGEYLAAILHKLEKKNGEGGSLEQIVSGLRGAVPGFKSVRTKALEVEGKWTFQVVEERIRGAINPRSVSDGTIRLLAMMVIAHWSARRSTLLAIEEPENGLHPHLSKHIVDLLRTASETRQVLVTTHNPDFLDELEPEEVILCDKKEGFTVVRRASEVDEIKSFRKHFRLGELWEQGTLGGIP
- a CDS encoding aldo/keto reductase; the encoded protein is MDLTRTAYGTWSGGRYMHFGEPLSEERFLKVIQHAHRQGVRTFMTADVYGNGAADEMLGRALAGLPRDSYCLVGAVGHDFYSGKRDGSKGFPRFTNPQLRPPNQFADYLRMATEKSIARCCADKFDLLLLHNPDFTGYTSDAVWNAMDKLRDAKLTDRIGVAPGPANGFTLDLLLCFERFGPLLDWAMIILNPLEPWPGSLVLPAAVKHDVNLITRVVDYGGLFHDDVKPGHKFGQSDHRAFRPAGWVEAGSMKMEKMRDVAVKHKVTMLQLACLWNLSQPGVKSVIPTLIQETGEKTKTIETKVDELASLPEIKLTTDECEAMAEIGDNKGCMELKGANRAHTGEPQPDRWGLMNDHELVAKKWGIDPNADLACTHKMAA